CACCCGTGACGACGTCGCACTCGCGCGCCGCCAGGCGTAGTCCCTGTTCAGGCGGTCACAGTACGACGACGCCGCGCAGGTGCCGCGCGAGGCCGTCCGGTGGGCCGACGGCAGGCTCGACCCCGACGAGACGGCCGACCTGCGCGTGCGCCTCGCGGACGTCCTGCTGGATTCCGGCGACCACCACGCCGCCGCCGAGCAGTACCACAGGGTGGCCGACGACCTGCTCGCGCTGCCGGAGCCGGACCTGGAGCGGGTCTTCCAGCGCCGGCTGCAGGAAGCGGCATGCCATGACCACACGGAGGATCTCGATCTCGCGCTGCACGTGCTGCGCGACCTGCTGGCCGACGAACTGACCCGCTGGCCGGCCGACGACCCACGCCTGCTGGTGCTGCGCCGCCAGATCGGCGAACTCGAAGCACGCGCCGGCCACACCGGTCAGGCTCAGCGAACCTTGTCCACTCTCCGTGACGATCTGGTCAGACTCTTCGGTTCCGACCACGCCGCCACCACGCGGGTCGTCGAGCTCCTCGGCGGTGTCGAGAGCTGATCGCGCGCGTGGTGGCTCTGGCCGTCCTGCCTATTTGTCCGTTAAGTGAGCTATGTGGGTTGCGCTGAACGAGTGTGCATATGCAACATCTGGTAAGGCTGCTTTCCTGAGCTGCGAAAACAACTCAGGCGCTCTGACATGTGAGGGATTAGGGGTAGTTGGCCCGCTTCCTCCGGATGCATCCGCGAGGCCGGGCAAACACCGCAGCCTGCCCCATTACCGTCCGTGTCAGCCCGTTCATCTGCACGTGCATTTGCAGCAACACCTGCACGTTCTCGCAATTGCGGGACTACTCTGGAGATCGCTAGCCTGATCGATTCTTCCCGACAAATCGGTCATAGCGTGCCATAAGGCACGATGGTACGACACGTTGGGAACTAGCTAGACTAGCTGTTCGACCTGGCCAGCCGGTAAAAGTGCGAACCTCTCGCGAAAAATCTTCATAGTTTCCTTCTGTCCCTGCTGCATGCCATACGCTGTGGCCTCACAAGACCACTGTAAAAGCGATTAGGGAGGGATAAGCCGCGATATGGTTGAAACTCGCATCCAAGGAGGCGAGCCTGCCAATAGCGAGCCCGCGGTACCACCCCCGCCATGGATACGGCGCGGCAAGACGTTCGCCAGGTACGTCGGCCGGCACCTCGGGGCCTTCGTCAGTGGAGTGGCCGTCGCGGTCACCGCGTCCTGGCTCGGCCCGGTGCTCTCGGCAGGTCCCCCGACCGGCGACGTCACCATAGAGCACCCGCCGGAGGGTACGCACGCCAAGGCGGCACCCTGCCTGGCCGTCCGCGGTCACGGTGTCCCGGAACAAGGTGACCGGCTGGTCCTCGCGGTCCAGCAGACCTATCCGAAGGACGGCGCCATCACGTTCTTCCCGGTCGTGCGGGTCGTCGGCGGCGACTGGCAGGCGACGGTGCCGCTTGAGGGGCCGCCGGACGGCTGGTTCAAGGTCAGAGCGGTGACGCTGAGCGCCGAACTGACCGACTATCTCGCCTCCGTAGGCGCGCACGGCGCCTCCGGTGGCACGGCCGGAGGCAGCGCGGCGGTGGCCAGGTGGACATCGGCCGCGATGCCCCCGGGTGGTGCGATCGCCGACTCGGTGGACGTTCAGCGGGGTCCTGGACAGATCATCTGCTGAACCACACCGAGCGGGCAGAAGTCCCGGACGGCGGTTCCCCGTCGTCCGGGACCGGCGACGTCAGAGCCTAGACCACCGTTCCACCTGCGTCCACGGACCTCGGTTACCTTTCACCTTCCTGTGCCGGTATCTCCGCATTTCTGGGAGGGATCTGTCGTTCCCGGCTCGTCCTCCCTGGCCGTCCCGCTCACCGGCTCCGCGGACGCGACCCGGTCTCGGCCGCTCGGAGGTGAGCGGCCGGGTCAGGACGGTGTGCGGCCGGGCTACGGCGTCGTGGGGGTCACCGGCATCGGGAAGGCGGACAGTGCGGCGTAGTACGACGGCTTCTTGTTGTAGTAGCGGTCGAAGAGCAGTGGGGTTTCGCTGGAGCGCCAGCTGTGCTGGTCGGAAACGCCGAAGACGGTGATGCCTTTGCAGCGGGGGACGGCGACGCAGGACGAGATGGCGGAGCGGTACGTCTCTCCTTGTGCCGGAGCGGTGCCGGCGACGTCCAGTTCGGTGAGGTGGACGTCCAGGCCCAGGGAGGCGAAGGTCTCCAGGGTGCGGCGGAAGTTCGCGGGGTACGGGAAGCTGCCGGTGAAGTGGGATTCGAGACCGACGCAGTCGACAGGGACGCCGCGTGCGCGGAAGTCACGCAGGAGGCTGAAGACGGCCTGGGACTTGCGCTTGTCGATGTCCTCGATGCCGTAGTCGTTGTAGCAGAGCCTGACCTCGGGGTCGGCGGCGCGTGCGGCGCGGAAGGCCTGCTCGATCCAGCTGTCGCCGAGGCGGCTCTGGAAGATACCGGGCCTGCGGGTGGCGCTCGCGTTGTCGGAGAAGGCCTCACCGACGACGTCCCAGGTGTCGATCTTCCCGTGGTAGCGGGTCATCACGGTTCTGATGAAGGTGACGAGCGCCGCGTTGACGTCACTCGCCGTGGGGAGGCTGTTCACCCAGGCGGGGAGGCCGTACGAGGTGATCAGCCGGCCGCGGACCCGCATGCCGTGGGCCTGCGCGTACTCGACGACACGGTCGGCGGGTCCGAAGTTCCAGGAGCTCCTGGTCGGCTGGATGACGTTCCACCACATCTCCAGCTCGGGAGTGACCGAGGTGAACTCCCGGTCCAGGATCGTGGTGTACGGCGTTACGGTGAGGAGGCGCTCCTGGACCGCGGCGCCGAAGTAACGGCCGGTGGCGGCGGCGGCGGACCCGAGCGTCACGTCGGTGGCCGAGGCGGGGGTGGCGGTGACGGCGAGAGCGGCAGCGCAGACGACCGCCGCGGTGACGGCCAGGACGCGGCGCAAGGGATGGACGGCCATGGTGGTTCCTCCGGAGGGACACCGTGCGAGGAGCAGGGGACGTGCGTCATCCATGAAGTGCTGTACGGGAGATCTCACAGCGGAGTGTGCGAAGCACAGCGAGTGGTGTCAACCGGTGATCGGCGCCTTGGAGAGGCACACGGGGATCACGCTGCG
The window above is part of the Sphaerisporangium rubeum genome. Proteins encoded here:
- a CDS encoding endo-1,4-beta-xylanase; the protein is MAVHPLRRVLAVTAAVVCAAALAVTATPASATDVTLGSAAAATGRYFGAAVQERLLTVTPYTTILDREFTSVTPELEMWWNVIQPTRSSWNFGPADRVVEYAQAHGMRVRGRLITSYGLPAWVNSLPTASDVNAALVTFIRTVMTRYHGKIDTWDVVGEAFSDNASATRRPGIFQSRLGDSWIEQAFRAARAADPEVRLCYNDYGIEDIDKRKSQAVFSLLRDFRARGVPVDCVGLESHFTGSFPYPANFRRTLETFASLGLDVHLTELDVAGTAPAQGETYRSAISSCVAVPRCKGITVFGVSDQHSWRSSETPLLFDRYYNKKPSYYAALSAFPMPVTPTTP